Proteins encoded together in one Coffea arabica cultivar ET-39 chromosome 2c, Coffea Arabica ET-39 HiFi, whole genome shotgun sequence window:
- the LOC113725789 gene encoding N6-adenosine-methyltransferase non-catalytic subunit MTB-like, which translates to MGSPERVRSSGKKDIEVDPDVKTDRFREDDDWEGDDKRKHRSSKSRKPGTLEDAEGIDRGGRKKSAGDRTESRKRSGGSSRADSDEDDYETRKESRTRHMKKKIEDNTLEKLSNWYEEGEGEIKYDSGYREHGRVDDSERKRLTSKFSDHEISQVRTKDKDEAVLDGNPEKALDRDSRFSERREGSREKGHGSSEHGKNSRRKWDDSDVFWKDEDGNYTEKSDIRSGKLTESRIEIVRDRSDSMKFDLSESKIREFDSDGDKGIKAQDKEERRSEFERNKRDRLDVLEEDLKGSSSMRSSKERNEEHRHPRNPAGREIVDSRERSLNADEDGNAWMRDKNRREIDTSNRSRTPERSGRRQYEPDNFDMDYERSTSFRRKEQERDNYRDDRSKGRDESWSDRSRDREGSRDAWKRRQPNSTEKEIRDIDTAYDHGREWDFPRRGRIDHDRPQGRSGGRKDGSRTEAVKTSSKYGISNENYDVIEIQTKPFDYGREESKSLLSRSNELGQQSDTLAPNGEENAYSREERSRNSYASMQSGEDSKDRFTDGGFSGQDQNLWRDDNDFARARGQRGGMSNRASGGQSSSVGSQMMHGNQESSSFTRSAPQGVKGNRVGRGGRGRPTGRDGQQVGLPMPLMGSPFGPLGMPPPGPMQSITPSMSPAPGPPISPGVFIPPFQPPVVWSGPRGVEMNMLAVPPVLSPVPPGPSAPRFPANMGTPPNPPMYFSQPGPIRGAPPNIPAPNFNPIAPMGRGQSQEKSPGGWVPPRTNGPPGKAPSRGEQNDYSQNFVDTGMRPQNFIRELELTSVVEDYPKLRELIQKKDEIVAKSNSPPLYLKCDLHEQVLSPELFGTKFDVILVDPPWEEYVHRAPGVTDHMEYWTFEEIMNLKIEAIADTPSFIFLWVGDGVGLEQGRQCLKKWGFRRCEDICWVKTNKTNATPGLRHDSHTLFQRSKEHCLMGIKGTVRRSTDGHIIHANIDTDVIIAEEPPYGSTAKPEDMYRIIEHFALGRRRLELFGEDHNIRAGWLTVGKGVSSSNFNAEAYCRSFGDKDGKVWLGGGGRNPPPEAPHLVQTTPEIEALRPKSPMKNQQQLQQQSSSISLTTGNSSNKRPAGNSPQNHNAQNMNQEASSSNISTPAPWGSPMEGFKGREGGLMAPDDRIFDMYGYNASFGQSNAEFLDYESQRSMNLL; encoded by the exons ATGGGCTCTCCTGAACGAGTAAGAAGTTCAGGAAAGAAGGACATAGAGGTTGATCCAGATGTAAAGACGGACAGGTTCAGGGAAGATGATGACTGGGAAGGTGATGATAAGAGAAAGCACAGGTCAAGCAAGTCAAGAAAGCCTGGAACTTTGGAAGATGCTGAGGGAATAGATAGAGGTGGTAGAAAGAAAAGTGCCGGGGACAGAACTGAGAGCCGAAAGAGATCAGGTGGTTCAAGCAGAGCTGATAGTGATGAGGATGACTATGAAACAAGGAAGGAGTCACGTACTCGGCatatgaagaagaaaatagagGACAACACATTGGAGAAACTGAGCAATTGGTATGAAGAAGGAGAAGGTGAAATCAAGTATGACAGTGGATATAGAGAACATGGTCGAGTTGATGACAGTGAAAGAAAGAGATTGACTTCAAAGTTCTCAGATCATGAGATCTCCCAGGTCAGAACTAAAGACAAAGATGAAGCAGTGTTAGATGGTAACCCTGAAAAGGCGCTAGATAGAGATTCTAGATTTTCTGAAAGAAGGGAAGGTAGTAGAGAGAAGGGTCATGGTTCTTCTGAGCATGGGAAAAACTCAAGGAGAAAGTGGGATGACTCAGATGTCTTCTGGAAAGATGAAGATGGAAACTACACTGAAAAATCTGATATAAGAAGTGGGAAGCTGACTGAGTCTAGGATTGAAATTGTTAGAGACAGAAGTGATAGCATGAAATTTGATCTGAGTGAGAGCAAAATCAGAGAATTTGACTCAGACGGTGACAAAGGCATTAAAGCTCAGGATAAGGAGGAGAGAAGATCTGAGTTTGAAAGGAATAAGAGGGACAGGTTGGATGTTTTAGAGGAGGACCTGAAAGGAAGCTCGTCGATGCGGTCGAGCAAGGAGAGAAATGAGGAGCATAGACACCCAAGAAATCCGGCTGGTAGGGAAATTGTTGACAGCCGTGAGAGGTCTTTAAATGCAGACGAGGATGGCAATGCATGGATGAGAGACAAGAACAGGAGGGAAATAGATACTTCCAACCGGTCAAGGACACCTGAGCGGAGTGGAAGACGTCAATATGAACCAGACAACTTTGATATGGATTATGAACGAAGCACTTCTTTTAGGAGGAAGGAACAAGAGAGAGATAACTATAGAGATGATAGGTCTAAAGGAAGAGATGAAAGTTGGAGTGACAGGAGCAGGGATCGCGAGGGCTCTAGAGATGCTTGGAAAAGAAGGCAACCTAATAGCACTGAAAAGGAAATAAGGGATATTGATACAGCTTATGATCATGGTAGAGAGTGGGATTTTCCTAGACGTGGTCGGATTGACCATGATAGGCCTCAAGGTCGTTCTGGTGGTAGGAAAGACGGAAGCAGGACTGAAGCAGTGAAAACCTCTTCCAAGTATGGAATTTCGAATGAGAATTATGATGTCATAGAGATCCAAACCAAACCATTCGATTATGGAAGGGAGGAATCTAAATCCCTCCTTTCCAGAAGCAATGAACTGGGTCAGCAATCTGATACATTGGCTCCAAATGGTGAGGAGAATGCTTATTCTAGAGAGGAAAGATCTAGGAATTCATATGCATCTATGCAATCTGGTGAGGATTCAAAGGATAGATTCACAGATGGGGGCTTTTCTGGGCAAGACCAGAATTTATGGAGGGATGACAATGACTTTGCAAGAGCAAGAGGCCAGAGGGGTGGTATGTCTAACCGTGCTTCTGGGGGCCAAAGTTCTAGTGTTGGCTCACAAATGATGCATGGAAACCAGGAGTCCTCTTCCTTTACGAGATCTGCACCACAAGGAGTTAAAGGGAATAGAGTTGGACGAGGAGGTAGGGGTAGACCAACGGGTAGAGATGGTCAACAGGTTGGGCTTCCAATGCCATTGATGGGATCGCCTTTCGGGCCACTTGGAATGCCACCACCTGGACCGATGCAATCTATAACTCCTAGCATGTCACCAGCACCAGGTCCTCCAATTTCTCCTGGTGTCTTTATTCCACCATTCCAGCCTCCAGTTGTTTGGTCTGGTCCTCGAGGTGTTGAAATGAACATGCTAGCTGTCCCACCTGTTCTCTCACCTGTTCCTCCAGGGCCCTCTGCGCCTAGGTTTCCCGCAAATATGGGGACTCCACCAAATCCACCTATGTATTTCAGCCAACCTGGTCCTATAAGAGGAGCACCACCAAATATACCTGCACCAAACTTTAACCCTATTGCACCTATGGGGCGTGGACAATCACAGGAAAAATCCCCTGGAGGTTGGGTTCCTCCTAGAACTAATGGACCCCCTGGCAAAGCTCCTTCGAGGGGAGAGCAGAATGATTACTCCCAAAACTTTGTAGACACTGGTATGCGTCCACAGAACTTTATCAGGGAGTTAGAGCTCACTAGTGTTGTGGAGGACTATCCAAAACTTCGGGAGCTTATACAAAAGAAGGACGAGATTGTTGCCAAATCGAATTCCCCACCTCTTTATCTGAAGTGCGACCTGCATGAGCAGGTGCTTTCTCCAGAGCTCTTCGGTACAAAGTTTGATGTCATTCTTGTGGACCCTCCTTGGGAGGAATATGTACATCGAGCTCCTGGTGTTACTGATCATATGGAATATTGGACatttgaagaaataatgaatttgaaaattgag GCAATAGCAGATAcaccttcttttatttttctttgggtTGGTGATGGTGTTGGGCTTGAGCAAGGTCGACAGTGTTTGAAGAAG TGGGGATTTAGAAGGTGTGAAGATATATGTTGGGTGAAGACGAACAAAACAAATGCAACTCCTGGACTGCGCCATGATTCGCATACTTTATTCCAGCGCTCAAAG GAACATTGCTTAATGGGCATAAAAGGGACCGTACGTCGCAGTACTGATGGTCATATAATCCATGCCAACATTGACACTGACGTAATAATTGCTGAGGAGCCTCCTTATG GATCTACTGCAAAACCTGAAGACATGTATAGGATAATTGAACATTTTGCTCTTGGCCGGAGAAGACTTGAGCTCTTCGGGGAAGATCATAATATCAGGGCTGGCTGGTTAACTGTTGGTAAAGGAGTATCCTCATCAAACTTCAATGCCGAG GCATATTGTAGGAGTTTTGGTGACAAGGATGGGAAAGTTTGGCTGGGTGGGGGAGGAAGAAACCCTCCTCCAGAGGCACCGCACCTCGTTCAGACAACTCCTGAGATAGAAGCATTGCGTCCAAAGTCGCCAATGAAGAATCAGCAGCAACTGCAGCAGCAATCTTCATCAATCTCTCTGACAACAGGCAATTCCTCGAACAAGAGGCCCGCTGGAAATTCCCCACAAAATCATAATGCACAGAATATGAACCAAGAAGCTTCTAGCTCCAATATCTCGACCCCAGCTCCCTGGGGTTCACCAATGGAGGGCTTTAAAGGAAGAGAGGGTGGACTTATGGCCCCCGATGATAGAATATTCGATATGTATGGGTATAATGCATCATTTGGTCAGAGTAATGCAGAGTTTTTAGACTACGAGTCACAAAGATCAATGAATTTGTTGTAG
- the LOC113725788 gene encoding ATPase GET3B has translation MATKVVGSYPHSLKSLSSPLYLLKFNPSFSSGFVSFPSTRNQPRKSLVVRSVAAPAEAASGFDEMVSGTQRKYYMLGGKGGVGKTSCAASLAVKFANNGHPTLVVSTDPAHSLSDSFAQDLTGGTLIPVEGPYSPLFALEINPEKAREEFRSAGQKSGGTGIKDFMDGMGLGVLADQLGELKLGELLDTPPPGLDEAIAISKVMQFLESQEYNMFTRIVFDTAPTGHTLRLLSLPDFLDASIGKILKLRQKIASATSAIKSVFGQEDSHREDAADKLERLRERMIKVRELFRDTSSTEFVIVTIPTVMAISESSRLCASLKKESVPVKRLIVNQVIPPSASDCKFCAMKRKDQMRSLNMIQSDPELSSLMVIQAPLVDVEIRGVPALQFLGDIVWK, from the exons ATGGCAACAAAAGTAGTGGGTTCCTATCCTCACTCGCTCAAATCCCTCAGTTCCCCTCTTTATCTTTTGAAATTTAACCCAAGCTTCAGTTCCggatttgtttcttttcccaGCACAAGAAACCAGCCTAGGAAATCTCTTGTTG TAAGATCAGTGGCTGCTCCTGCAGAAGCTGCCTCTGGGTTTGATGAAATGGTTTCAGGAACACAGCGTAAATATTATATGTTAGGTGGAAAGGGAGGAGTTGGGAAAACAAGTTGCGCAGCATCACTTGCAGTAAAATTTGCCAATAATGGTCATCCCACTCTTGTAGTTTCAACTGATCCTGCACACTCTTTAAGTGATTCTTTTGCCCAG GATTTGACAGGAGGGACACTAATACCTGTGGAAGGACCTTATTCTCCATTATTTGCCCTTGAG ATAAATCCTGAAAAAGCTAGGGAAGAATTTCGTAGTGCTGGTCAGAAAAGTGGGGGAACTGGAATTAAGGACTTCATGGATGGTATGGGCCTTGGAGTCCTTGCAGACCAG CTTGGGGAGTTAAAGCtgggagagttgttggacacacCTCCTCCAGGTCTCGATGAGGCTATTGCAATTTCTAAG GTTATGCAATTCCTCGAATCACAAGAATATAATATGTTTACCCGCATTGTGTTTGATACTGCTCCAACA GGTCATACATTGCGGCTTTTGTCCTTGCCCGACTTCTTGGATGCATCAATAGGAAAGATATTGAAG TTAAGACAAAAAATAGCTTCAGCTACTTCGGCAATAAAGTCAGTGTTTGGCCAAGAAGACAGCCATCGTGAAGATGCT GCTGACAAATTAGAGCGACTGAGGGAGAGAATGATTAAAGTGAGGGAGCTTTTCCGTGATACAAGCTCAACGGAGTTTGTTATAGTAACAATACCAACG GTGATGGCAATTAGTGAATCATCAAGATTGTGTGCTTCTTTAAAGAAGGAAAGCGTACCTGTTAAGAGGCTCATTGTTAACCAAGTTATTCCACCCTCTGCATCAGACTGCAAATTCTGTGCAATGAAAAGGAAG GACCAAATGCGTTCTCTCAACATGATTCAAAGTGATCCAGAACTTTCCAGCTTGATGGTGATACAAGCTCCCTTGGTGGATGTAGAAATCAGAGGTGTTCCAGCTCTTCAATTTCTGGGGGATATTGTCTGGAAATGA
- the LOC140035007 gene encoding uncharacterized protein isoform X2: MESLSQVIPAANSFFQRDGLCERGLRTIVEDHNRSVEDSLAKESCNLNSDSSSSDAISSPVSNEDSIRHRVKSNLKTSETHDLAMIFTCKVCDTRSVKTCSRASYEKGVVLARCGGCNNVHLIADRLGWFGEPGSIEEFLAARGEEVKKGSADTLNLTLEDMAGKEKLDV; the protein is encoded by the exons ATGG AATCCCTCTCCCAAGTTATCCCTGCAGCAAATTCGTTCTTCCAAAGAGATGGACTTTGCGAAAGGGGACTTCGGACAATTGTAGAAGACCACAATCGATCTGTTGAAGACAGTTTAGCTAAAGAGAGCTGCAACTTGAACTCAGATTCCAGCTCCAGTGATGCCATTTCAAGTCCTGTTTCCAATGAAGACTCCATAAGACACAGGGTGAAGTCGAACCTGAAAACATCCGAAACACATGATCTTGCAATGATTTTCACATGCAAAGTTTGTGATACCAGATCGGTAAAGACATGTTCTCGTGCCTCTTATGAAAAAGGTGTTGTGTTGGCGAGATGTGGTGGCTGTAATAATGTACACCTGATTGCTGATCGGCTGGGCTGGTTTGGAGAACCTGGGAGCATAGAGGAATTCCTAGCTGCTCGAGGCGAGGAAGTGAAAAAAGGGTCTGCTGATACCTTAAATCTGACACTTGAAGATATGGCTGGAAAGGAGAAACTTGATGTCTGA
- the LOC140035007 gene encoding uncharacterized protein isoform X1 codes for MAARRFLSLLLSKQPRTSSSSLKESLSQVIPAANSFFQRDGLCERGLRTIVEDHNRSVEDSLAKESCNLNSDSSSSDAISSPVSNEDSIRHRVKSNLKTSETHDLAMIFTCKVCDTRSVKTCSRASYEKGVVLARCGGCNNVHLIADRLGWFGEPGSIEEFLAARGEEVKKGSADTLNLTLEDMAGKEKLDV; via the exons atggcgGCTCGCCGATTCCTGTCGCTTCTTCTCTCGAAACAGCCTCGTACCTCCTCTTCCTCTCTTAAAG AATCCCTCTCCCAAGTTATCCCTGCAGCAAATTCGTTCTTCCAAAGAGATGGACTTTGCGAAAGGGGACTTCGGACAATTGTAGAAGACCACAATCGATCTGTTGAAGACAGTTTAGCTAAAGAGAGCTGCAACTTGAACTCAGATTCCAGCTCCAGTGATGCCATTTCAAGTCCTGTTTCCAATGAAGACTCCATAAGACACAGGGTGAAGTCGAACCTGAAAACATCCGAAACACATGATCTTGCAATGATTTTCACATGCAAAGTTTGTGATACCAGATCGGTAAAGACATGTTCTCGTGCCTCTTATGAAAAAGGTGTTGTGTTGGCGAGATGTGGTGGCTGTAATAATGTACACCTGATTGCTGATCGGCTGGGCTGGTTTGGAGAACCTGGGAGCATAGAGGAATTCCTAGCTGCTCGAGGCGAGGAAGTGAAAAAAGGGTCTGCTGATACCTTAAATCTGACACTTGAAGATATGGCTGGAAAGGAGAAACTTGATGTCTGA